The Marinicella rhabdoformis region AGATGCTGGTGAGCCTTTTGTCGCAGTCGGTGGTCAAGGCCAACCCAATGTGGCATCGATTCAAGTCTATACACAAAAAGACAATAAAGACGCAGATTTTACTTCTGAGAAATATGAATTTGTCTTTGATGAAGTGATTGAGCCCAGATTGGCGCGGATTCCGGGTGTCAGTCGAGTCAACATGAACTCTCGTCGCGCACTTGAGGTTAGGATAAATTTTGATCCTTATCAAGCGGCCGCTTTGGGTGTTTCAATTGGCAATATTTCACAGAATATCGCCTCAGCCAACGATGTTTCGGCAGGTTTTGCCAATGTGGGCCGCAGACAATATACCGTGCGATTCTTAGGGCAGCATGATTTGAAACAATTGGAAACCATGATTGTGGCGTGGGTGGATGGTCGGCCAATACACTTGAATGAATTGGCGACGGTGGAAAAAGTGCCTGTTGATGGTTTTGGTGTCAATAAGCGCAATGGTTACCCTTCGTATTACATCACACTGCAAGGTGGCAGCGATTCGAACACTGTTGAAATTTTGGATGAAGTGAATTTGGCGATAGCTGAATTGAACGCGGGTCAATTAGATGAAGCTGGTTTGATCATTGAACTGAGTTATGACGCTTCTGTATATATCAGGCGTGCCATTGACTTGGTGAAGAATAATTTGGGCTTGGGTGTGTTGTTGGCGATTGGTACTTTGTGGTTTTTCTTAAGAGACAAACGTGCCACTTTGATCATTGCAACTTCGATTCCTGTGTCTTTGTTGGTTTCATTTATGGCTTTGAAATACTTTGATTTGTCATTGAATGTCATTTCTTTAGCTGGGCTGGCGTTTGCCGTGGGGTTGATTCTTGATGCGGCAATTATTGTCCAAGAAAATATTGTCCGTTACCGACAGCAAGGCATGGCGATGAAAGAAGCCATCCTCACTGGCGCATCACAAGTGCAGGGTGCGTTATTCGCATCGACCGTAACCACCATTGCCATTTTCTTGCCAGTATTATTCCTTGAAGGCATGGAAGGGCAGATGTTTTCAGATTTGGCCATCACTTTATCGGTCAGTGTGGTGGCGTCTTTTATTGCTGCCATAACTGTTATTCCAGTGGCCAGTCACCTGTGGCTAAGAAAAATGAACAACACAGATCCTTGCACCCATTGGTGGGATGGCATCACTGCTTGGGTTGATAAATTAACCAACAGTGTGAAAAAACAAACCTTTTGGGTGTTTGGTTTACTTTCTTTTTCTGTTGTTTTAATTGTGGTCTTGATGCCCAAAGCTGACTTTTTACCGCCAGCCAAGGCAGATGCGGTTCAGGTGTTTTTTAATGCACCACCGGGTGTCACCACTGAAGTCTACGAAAAGGAAATCGGTAAAACCATCGTTGACAGACTCCGGCCTTATATGGACCATGAAAAAGAGCCATACATCAAAGGTTATAACATGTCTTTGTTTGGTACCAACAGCTTGGTTTACCTTTACCCACTGAACCCAGAAGACACAGAACCATTTGTTGAATTATTGAATGGCGAGTTGTTGAAAGGCATTCCCGACACCCAGGTTTTTCCCATCAGGGCATCGCTTCTGGGCGTGGGTAATACCGGAGGCCGTTCCATTACAGTGAATTTACAAGGTTCAGATTTATCCGGTTTGATGGCGTCAGCCAGAGAGTCCATGCCATTGATTCAAGCGGCCGTTCCCGGAGCCATGGTGAGACCAATGTCGGGTTTGTCGATGTCAGAACCTGAACTGCAAATCATTCCAAATGAGCACCGCATCAATGAAGTGGGCTTGTCATCAAGGGCCTTGGCCAGTGCCATCAGGGCCTATACCGGCGGTATGTTTGTGGGCGAATATTTTGATGGTAATAACCGTTACAACATGATTCTGCGATCACAACAATGGTCGAATCCCGATGAATTGGCCGCCATGCCGATAGCCACGCCTTTGGCTGGAGCACAAACGATTGGTTCATTGGCGAGGATTGAACGCACGGTTGGGCCAAGCAGAATTCAGCGGGTAGATGGTCAGAAAACCATCAGCTTACAAGTAATTCCTGCCAATGAAATGACGGTTGAAGAAGCTTTGCATTTGTTGCGTGAAGAAGCGGGTCCACAGATTCGTGATGTGCTTCCAGAAGGCGCGCAGGTGCAATACAAAGGCAGTGCGGATCGCTTGGAGTCGGCTTTAAATGACATGCTGAATAATTTCTTGTTGGCCATTCTGATTCTGTTTTTGGTCATGGCAGCGATTTTCAAGTCGGTGAAAGATGCCGGATTGGTGTTGGCTGTGATGCCTTTGGCCTTGGCTGGCGGTTTGTTGGCGCTGAAAGTGTTGAATCTTGTGACTTATCAATCATTGGACATGTTGACCATGATTGGCTTTATTATTTTGCTGGGCTTGGTGGTGAACAATGCGATCTTGCTGGTGAGTCAAACCCGAGAGTTTGAGCAAGCAGGGCAGAGCAGAAGACAGGCGGTTATTCAAGCCGTGCGTGTGCGGACTCGTCCTGTTTACATGAGTACCTTGACCAGCATTTTGGGCATGTTGCCTTTGTTGTTGATACCTGGTGTGGGATCGGATATTTACCGAGGCTTGGCAACGGTGATTATTGGCGGCATGATATTCAGCTTGATGTTTACCTTGATATTGATGCCCAGTTTGTTGCTGTTGACTTCACACCTTAAATCTAAATCTAAAACGCCAGATAATATTCAATTAAATAATGATTCAGCAGTTGAGTCAGGAGCTTCATCATGAAAAAAATCACCTCATTTATGTTACTCAGTATCATGCTTCTGACTTGGGTGTCAGAATCTTGGGCACAAGAAGAAGCAGGATCGCAACCAGCTGCGCCAACAGTTCCTGTGGTTTTGGATTCAGTCAAAAATACCGAAGTGGTCGCTACCATGCCAATCACGGGCAATGTATACAGCCGAAATGACGTGCAAATCACAGCAGCGGTGAGTGGCATGTTATTAACAGTAGCCGCACCAGGCACGGTAGTAAAACAAGGTGATGAAATTGCCAAGATGGACACCAAAGCATTGGAGTTACAACATGCTGAGCAACAGGCTTTAATCGTCAGGGCCAAGGCGCAATTGAAATATTTGGAAACCAACTTAAAAAGGCAACAGGATTTAGTCAAAGCCAAAAGCATATCCGCTAACAGTGTGGAGCAAACGGAATCGCAAAGGGATGTGGCGGCCAGTGACTTGGCTGTGGCTAAGATTCGATTAGAACAAACTGAAGAGCAGTTGGCACGTTCAGTAATTAATGCGCCATTTGATGGCATGGTGTCATCTAGATTGCGCCGAGTGGGTGAAACAGTAGGCGCAGGTACTGTATTGGCTTCATTGACTGATATGTCGCGTTTAGAGATCAGAGTGCAAGTGCCGTTGCAGTTTGTTAACCATGTGAAAGTGGGGCAGGAGCTGAATGTCTTTGCTTTTGGTGTGCAACAACAGGCAACAGTAGATTCTATGGTGCCGAACAGTCAGAACATCAGCCATGCATATGAAATGCGTTTGGCTTTTGAAAATGTCAATGGATTGGCGATTGGTCAATTGGTCAGTGTGGGCATACCCATGAAAGCCATGAAAACATCATTGGTGGTTAATCAAGATGCCTTAGTTTTGCGTGAAAATGGTACCTTTGTATTCAGAGTGAAGGCGGACAATACGGTAGAGCAAATCGCAGTCGTTGCGAATGAAAATGTCGGAGAATTGATTGCCATTGACGCACCATTGGAAGTGGGTGATCAGGTTGTGATTCGTGGTGCCGACGGGCTGAGTAATGGAGCAACGGTAGAATCAAAATCTTAAAGAAGCATTTAAGGTGCTTGTTTTTTACAAGCACCTTTCTGCAAGTTATCTTTGCTGAATAATTACTTCTTGGTTATTGTTTATAGACTTTACCGCCTTTCATGACGAAATCCACGTCGAGTAGGGCTTTGATGTTTTCAACAGGTGATGCTGGCATGGCGATGATGTCGGCTTGCTTGCCTTTTTCTAAAGTACCCAACTGATCGCTCATGCCAATCAAGTTAGCACCATGAACGGTGGCTGATTTCAGTACCGCCATATTCGGCATACCGGCTTCTGACATCAGGACAGCTTCTTGCATGTTTTCGCCGTGTAAGGAAACACCTGAGTCTGTACCGAAGGCAATTTTAACACCCGCATTATACGACTTGATGAAGTTGCCTTTCATGTCATGACCGACGCGTAAGGCTTTTTCTTTAACTGAAGGGGCCAAAATATCAGTTTCTTTGGCCATCTTAACCACAGTGTGGCCTGCCAAAAGTGTAGGGACTAAATAAGCACCTGTTTTTTTGAACAGTTTATGTGCTTTTGGCCCAGCATAAGAGCCGTGTTCAATGCTGTGAACACCTGCTTCAAGTGCAGCCACAATGCCGTCTTCAGCATGTGCGTGTGATGCCACTTTACGCCCCATGCGTTTGGCGGCCAAGACCACTTCTTTTAACTCGTCCATCTCCATCTGTTGGCCCGTACCTGTGGCGCGAACGGTCATCACGCCGCCTGTGGAAGTGATTTTAATCAAATCTGCACCGTATTTAATTGCATCGCGTGTGGCACGGCGACAATCATAAGGCCCATCACATATACTGCGGTCTGTGTAAAATTCCATCAAGTCAGGTTTGATGCCACTGACATCGGCGTGACCGCCTGTGATACCGACGCCACCGGCAGCAATCACTCTGGGTCCATCAATCCAACCACGGTTCACCGCATCACGATAAGCATACATGCTTTGTGATCTTGAACCCACATCACGCACGGTGGTGAAACCTGTTTTTAAGGTCTTCATGCCATAATGGGCAATCCGAAAAGCCTGTAATTCATCAGACATAGTCATGCCTTCTTTGAAGCTGTTTTTACTGCGCTCGCCACTGATGTGAACGTGCATGTCCATCATGCCGGGCATCACGAAAGCATGTTTTAAATCAATGTGATTCACATCGGCTTCTTCGCTGACAACAAAGCCCGCTTGAACGTCATCAATCACACCGTCTTTGATGATCAGGGTTTGGTTTGATTTTGGGGATTCGCCGGGTACGTCAAGTAAGGTGCCGGCATGAATGTAGGTGGTTTCGGCGTTTACGCCGGTGACTAACAATATAGAATACAACAGTGATTTGATTTTCATGATCCTTCTTTTTCTCTTTGTGAAGAATCAGTATATACAAGCTGATTAAGGGCTTCAAATCATATGTGCTAAACCGTTACTTTAGAACCCGTTGTGCATTTGTAGCGAAAAATGCGGTAAGCTTGTCTCCACAACCCAAATGACATGACGTCATGCCGACGTAGGTCGGCATCCAGACTGATACAGTGATCTGTCAGTTTTTGTTATACCCCCCCCCAAAGAATAACAAAGTTCATTTAAAGCAACTAGACACCGGCCTTCGCCGGTATGACGGATTGGGGGGGTTACCTTCGCTGATGTGACGGATTGTGGCTTACCTTGCCAGTGTGACAATCTATATGCTGAGCCATTCCGACTAAGCGAAGCGCATGGAGGATTTTTTCAATTTGGCAGAATTTTTCCATCGATAGAAGATTTCTCCAGTCGCTTTGATCGGTCAATTTGATGACGATATTTGATTGAATTTCTTCTAAATGCACCATCATGGGCTTTTAAACTTATTACTTGTCAACAAAGGCACGTTCAATCACGTAATCACCTTTGTAACCAATTCGCGGAGAAATAGACAAGTCATGTTGGTCCAATAATTCAGCAATTTCAGACAGCATATCAGGACCGCCACAAACCATGGCTCGGTCAGTTTCTGGGTTCATTTGCGGCAAGTCTAAATCTTTGGCCAGTTGACCGTTGCTGATTAACTGCGTTATGCGGCCTTCATTTTTGAATGGTTCGCGTGTCACGGTTGGGTAATAGACCAATTGATTGGCAATCATCTCACCCAAGTATTCATGCTCATGCAAGGTTTCTTCAATGAACGTCTTATACGCCAAATCAGAAACATAACGTACACCATGTATCAAAATCACTTTTTCAAAACGCTCATAGACATCAGGGTCACGGATCAAGGACATGAAAGGCGCTAAGCCAGTGCCCGTTGATAACAAATACAGGTTTTTACCTGCTGTCATGTCATCCAATAACAAGGTACCAGTAGGCTTCTTGCTGACCAACACTTCATCGCCCACTTTGATGTTCTGTAATTCAGAAGTCAAAGCACCATCGGCCACTTTAATAGAAAAGAATTCCAAGTGGTCTTCATAGTTGGGGCTGGCAATAGAATAAGCACGCATCAAAGGTTTGCCGTTGATTTCCAAGCCCATCATAACGAACTGACCATTCTCAAAGCGAAAGCCGGTGTCACGTGTGGTTTTGAAAGAAAACAAAGTGTCGTTCCAGTGATTGACTTCAGTCACAGTTTCGATGTTGATGTTTTTCATGGCGAATTCATGCGGTAAAAACACGGCATTATAGTGAAACACCCAAAGACTGCAATCCCAGCCCCACATTTTCTTGTTATATGTCAAAGAAATGGGGTGTTTTTTTGTGACGGGGTAGAGGCTGAGGTACGATCAAAAGTAGGGTCATTAAGATAGTACAACAAAAATATGGTGAATTAACTGTTGGGCTTCGCAGGTTTAGCTCAACCTACTATACTTCTTTCCATGTATTGTAAATTCGAATTAATAGCACATACTTTATTAACTCGCATAAATGTTGCGGCTTATATTCTCGACATACATAATAGGAAAATGTTTACATTCTATTGATGTTTTTGGTTTAATCTTAAGCAATCTATGCATTTCCAATCAGGAGATTGGGAACGAGAAAACGAAAAAACATGAATAAAACCAAAAGATTTCCATTTGATTTTCCAGTTGCAGACATTGAAGATGGGCCAATAATTAAATGGGATAAATATAAGTTATCTTTAGAATTTACTTCATATCAATGCGAACTATGTGTGGTTGAATTTGAAGATGTGCCTCATTTTAAGTTAGTTTGTGAGGAGGAGATGGATCCGGATTTATACCCATATGATGGAGTGGTCGAAGTTTTTAACTCTTCATTAATTAAGAAACTATATGCTTCTGGCGAATTTGATGAAAGTGATCAGTTTAAGCATATAGTAATAGGTTTGAATGAAATTAGCTCATATCTGATAATTGTATTCAAAACTATAAATTTCAAAAATGCAGAGGGTAAATTTAATTGATAAAACAAAAATAGCCCAAGCCATAACAGAAACGTAGGATGAGCTCCGCCCATCACATATCCGATAGCAATGGGCTTCTGGTAAGGAGTTGATGGGCGGAGCCCATTCAATAATAGTAATGAAACACTAAAAATGGTTTTGGTTGGTGAGCAGAGCGAATCAGAGAAAACCTTATTCAATCAGTTGAGTGCAGCCGGTTTTTCTTTATAGTTAAAGCTACGGAGCTCTGCATCGGTTAATTAGAAAGAAAAGAAGGCAAGCGAAACTCCCTAAATGGTTTTGGTTGGTGAGCAAAGCGAATCAGAGAAAACCTCATTCAATCAGTTGAGTGCAGCCGGTTTTTCTTTATAGTTAAAGCTACCAGGCTCTGCATTGTTTAATTAGAAAGAAAAGAAGGCAAGCGAAACTCCCTAAATCACCTTAGAAAACTGCTGTTCAGTCTGTTTCCTGAGATAAATATCAAACACCATGCAGATGTTGCGGATCAGCAGGCGGCCTTGGCTGGTGACTTTGATGTTTTGATCTGTCCAGCTAATCAATCCATCTTCGGCCAGTTGTTTCAATGAGGGCAGTTCATAGTCAAAATACGCATCAAAATCTAGGTCAAATTGTTCTGATAAGTCTCTGATATTTAATTCAAAGTGACAGCTCAGTTCTTGAATAACTTGACGGCGAACCAAATCATCTTGGCTGAGTGTGTAGCCTTTGATGATGGGGATGTGACCGAGGTCAATTTGGTGGTAATAGGCTTCTAGGGATTTGTTGTTCTGGCTGAAGGTGTTGTTGTAATAACTGATGGCACTGACACCAAGCGCCAACATGTCACAATCGGCGTGGGTGGTGTAGCCTTGGAAATTTCTGTGTAATTTTTTACTTTCTTGTGCCAAGGCCAGTTCGTCTGTAGGCTTGGCAAAATGATCCATGCCGATATAAACATAGCCGGCTTGGTTTAATGTTTTGATGGTCATGTCCAGTATGGCCAATTTTTCATCAGCAGACGGCAGGTCTTCGAACAGGATGCGTTTTTGCGGTTTGAATAAATGCGGTAAATGGGCATAGTTGAAAACAGACAGGCGATCGGGTGACAACGCGATGACCTGCTTCAGTGTGTCTTTGAATGACTCCAGCGTTTGAAAGGGCAGGCCGTAGATTAAATCGACATTGATGGACTTTGCATCGGCCTGTCTGCAAGCCTCAATCGCTGCCAGGGTCATTTCAATCGGTTGGATGCGGTTGACGGCTTTTTGCACCTTTTCTTGTACATCTTGCACACCCATGGAAAAACGGTTGAAGCCTAATTCGGCCAGTAGCTTGATGGTTTCAGGTGGCGCTTCTCTTGGATCGATTTCAATTGAATAATCACGTTCGTCTGTGTCAATCAGTGTGAAGTATTTGGCAATCATCGCCATCATGCGACGCATTTGTTTCTCGGTTAGGAATGTCGGTGTGCCACCACCCAAATGCAATTGTTCAACCGGTCGATCAGGGTGTAGCCACTGGCTTTGCATCTGCATTTCTTTTTC contains the following coding sequences:
- a CDS encoding efflux RND transporter permease subunit, with product MKLTEISLKNPASVAVVLALITLFGYMAINDRPIQLLPNLSQPQISIFNNWRAAAPAEMESNIIEPQETVLRRTPGLNEITSNVNRGFTNTTLTFDHDTDMQQAFINVINNLNQAPPLPVDAGEPFVAVGGQGQPNVASIQVYTQKDNKDADFTSEKYEFVFDEVIEPRLARIPGVSRVNMNSRRALEVRINFDPYQAAALGVSIGNISQNIASANDVSAGFANVGRRQYTVRFLGQHDLKQLETMIVAWVDGRPIHLNELATVEKVPVDGFGVNKRNGYPSYYITLQGGSDSNTVEILDEVNLAIAELNAGQLDEAGLIIELSYDASVYIRRAIDLVKNNLGLGVLLAIGTLWFFLRDKRATLIIATSIPVSLLVSFMALKYFDLSLNVISLAGLAFAVGLILDAAIIVQENIVRYRQQGMAMKEAILTGASQVQGALFASTVTTIAIFLPVLFLEGMEGQMFSDLAITLSVSVVASFIAAITVIPVASHLWLRKMNNTDPCTHWWDGITAWVDKLTNSVKKQTFWVFGLLSFSVVLIVVLMPKADFLPPAKADAVQVFFNAPPGVTTEVYEKEIGKTIVDRLRPYMDHEKEPYIKGYNMSLFGTNSLVYLYPLNPEDTEPFVELLNGELLKGIPDTQVFPIRASLLGVGNTGGRSITVNLQGSDLSGLMASARESMPLIQAAVPGAMVRPMSGLSMSEPELQIIPNEHRINEVGLSSRALASAIRAYTGGMFVGEYFDGNNRYNMILRSQQWSNPDELAAMPIATPLAGAQTIGSLARIERTVGPSRIQRVDGQKTISLQVIPANEMTVEEALHLLREEAGPQIRDVLPEGAQVQYKGSADRLESALNDMLNNFLLAILILFLVMAAIFKSVKDAGLVLAVMPLALAGGLLALKVLNLVTYQSLDMLTMIGFIILLGLVVNNAILLVSQTREFEQAGQSRRQAVIQAVRVRTRPVYMSTLTSILGMLPLLLIPGVGSDIYRGLATVIIGGMIFSLMFTLILMPSLLLLTSHLKSKSKTPDNIQLNNDSAVESGASS
- a CDS encoding efflux RND transporter periplasmic adaptor subunit, which translates into the protein MKKITSFMLLSIMLLTWVSESWAQEEAGSQPAAPTVPVVLDSVKNTEVVATMPITGNVYSRNDVQITAAVSGMLLTVAAPGTVVKQGDEIAKMDTKALELQHAEQQALIVRAKAQLKYLETNLKRQQDLVKAKSISANSVEQTESQRDVAASDLAVAKIRLEQTEEQLARSVINAPFDGMVSSRLRRVGETVGAGTVLASLTDMSRLEIRVQVPLQFVNHVKVGQELNVFAFGVQQQATVDSMVPNSQNISHAYEMRLAFENVNGLAIGQLVSVGIPMKAMKTSLVVNQDALVLRENGTFVFRVKADNTVEQIAVVANENVGELIAIDAPLEVGDQVVIRGADGLSNGATVESKS
- a CDS encoding metal-dependent hydrolase family protein, which produces MKIKSLLYSILLVTGVNAETTYIHAGTLLDVPGESPKSNQTLIIKDGVIDDVQAGFVVSEEADVNHIDLKHAFVMPGMMDMHVHISGERSKNSFKEGMTMSDELQAFRIAHYGMKTLKTGFTTVRDVGSRSQSMYAYRDAVNRGWIDGPRVIAAGGVGITGGHADVSGIKPDLMEFYTDRSICDGPYDCRRATRDAIKYGADLIKITSTGGVMTVRATGTGQQMEMDELKEVVLAAKRMGRKVASHAHAEDGIVAALEAGVHSIEHGSYAGPKAHKLFKKTGAYLVPTLLAGHTVVKMAKETDILAPSVKEKALRVGHDMKGNFIKSYNAGVKIAFGTDSGVSLHGENMQEAVLMSEAGMPNMAVLKSATVHGANLIGMSDQLGTLEKGKQADIIAMPASPVENIKALLDVDFVMKGGKVYKQ
- a CDS encoding ferredoxin--NADP reductase, whose translation is MKNINIETVTEVNHWNDTLFSFKTTRDTGFRFENGQFVMMGLEINGKPLMRAYSIASPNYEDHLEFFSIKVADGALTSELQNIKVGDEVLVSKKPTGTLLLDDMTAGKNLYLLSTGTGLAPFMSLIRDPDVYERFEKVILIHGVRYVSDLAYKTFIEETLHEHEYLGEMIANQLVYYPTVTREPFKNEGRITQLISNGQLAKDLDLPQMNPETDRAMVCGGPDMLSEIAELLDQHDLSISPRIGYKGDYVIERAFVDK
- the hemN gene encoding oxygen-independent coproporphyrinogen III oxidase, whose protein sequence is MSNHITFDKALIQKYNLTGPRYTSYPTAVVFDDSHTPESHVTNLKSQAENTEPLSLYFHIPFCDTLCFFCACNKIATKRREKADLYLDYLEKEMQMQSQWLHPDRPVEQLHLGGGTPTFLTEKQMRRMMAMIAKYFTLIDTDERDYSIEIDPREAPPETIKLLAELGFNRFSMGVQDVQEKVQKAVNRIQPIEMTLAAIEACRQADAKSINVDLIYGLPFQTLESFKDTLKQVIALSPDRLSVFNYAHLPHLFKPQKRILFEDLPSADEKLAILDMTIKTLNQAGYVYIGMDHFAKPTDELALAQESKKLHRNFQGYTTHADCDMLALGVSAISYYNNTFSQNNKSLEAYYHQIDLGHIPIIKGYTLSQDDLVRRQVIQELSCHFELNIRDLSEQFDLDFDAYFDYELPSLKQLAEDGLISWTDQNIKVTSQGRLLIRNICMVFDIYLRKQTEQQFSKVI